In Eriocheir sinensis breed Jianghai 21 chromosome 12, ASM2467909v1, whole genome shotgun sequence, the following proteins share a genomic window:
- the LOC126997615 gene encoding uncharacterized protein LOC126997615, producing the protein MVKTSQHGRNTGAGSQGQEMGRVFIKYALVVVVTVVAVVAIRGWWVTTSKALWREREEDAVLREAAIRALGPLEANDPQLLRLLRERYLAPPSPGPPNLMLDRSGAEAEKYNIYRVGFSSWIRTNKHLITLFSDASPGFFLEAGALDGEFISNTLYLERDLGWTGLLVEADNTLYSALTGKRRRAWSSHACLALTPYPQEFVFHGYFADAAASVGTQLLVRSTGNLAGVQAPAAGRMGQRHKQVVQCFPLLSFLLAVNTTSLQYVSLDVEGAEADILINLPWEEVDVAVWSIEHRLGTNAFKNLYEHTPAPPEASSSRAGAEKGLSRPPHTSPPRVKTVTKVVYVGQQDPRQGKDPYFVRFMVERGYVLYDYWDGDYTFIKRNSSLCKKHCPPHLVP; encoded by the exons ATGGTCAAGACGAGTCAGCATGGACGCAACACGGGCGCGGGGAGTCAAGGTCAAGAGATGGGAAGAGTTTTCATTAAG tacgcgctggtggtggtggtcactgtggtggcggtggtagcaaTTCGAGGCTGGTGGGTAACGACATCGAAGGCCCTGTggcgggagagagaggaagatgctgTTTTAAGAGAGGCTGCAATCAGAGCTCTGGGCCCCCTGGAAGCCAACGACCCACAGCTGTTGCGCCTCCTCCGAGAAAG ATACTTGGCTCCACCGTCTCCCGGGCCACCGAACTTGATGCTGGACCGAAGTGGAGCCGAGGCCGAAAAGTACAACATTTACAGGGTCGGGTTCTCCTCTTGGATCCGAACGAACAAGCATCTCATAAC GCTATTCTCGGACGCCTCTCCCGGCTTCTTCCTGGAGGCCGGGGCGCTAGACGGGGAGTTCATCTCCAACACGCTGTACCTGGAGCGTGACCTGGGATGGACGGGCCTGCTCGTCGAGGCGGACAACACCCTCTACTCGGCGCTCACTG GCAAACGTCGGCGTGCCTGGTCCTCCCACGCCTGCCTGGCCCTGACGCCCTACCCTCAGGAATTCGTCTTCCATGGCTATTTTGCTGACGCCGCCGCCTCCGTGGGCACTCAACTTCTC GTGCGGTCAACAGGTAACTTGGCGGGCGTGCAGGCCCCGGCGGCGGGACGGATGGGGCAGCGGCACAAGCAGGTGGTGCAATGCTTCCCGCTGCTCTCCTTCCTGCTGGCCGTCAATACCACGTCGCTGCAGTACGTGAGCCTCGACGTGGAGGGCGCCGAGGCCGACATCCTCATCAACCTGCCCTGGGAGGAGGTGGACGTGGCAGTGTGGAGCATCGAGCACCGACTTGGCACAAACGCCTTCAAGAATCTGTACGAACACACTCCAGCGCCGCCTGAAGCCTCCAGTAGCAGGGCTGGAGCCGAGAAAGGCTTGTCCAGACCCCCACACACGTCTCCGCCCAGGGTGAAGACGGTGACGAAGGTGGTGTACGTGGGGCAGCAGGACCCCCGCCAGGGCAAGGACCCTTACTTCGTCAGGTTCATGGTGGAGCGAGGCTACGTCCTGTACGACTACTGGGACGGCGACTACACCTTCATCAAGAGGAACTCCAGTCTATGTAAGAAGCACTGTCCACCACACTTAGTTCCATAG
- the LOC126997612 gene encoding all-trans-retinol 13,14-reductase-like → MAFLSIPTAILLLLFWVALKAIKHFLKKSSPNPFQEVVKDEVKPKVIDQKKRDAVLKQGFTEEKVPSNLDAIVIGSGIGGLSTAALLAKAGKRVLVLEQHDQAGGCCHTYIEKGYEFDVGIHYIGDMNTQSLSKTYVDQITNGQLEWEPLEEAYDQVVFAEKDKEPRKYDVLSGDGKWEEYLIGRFPEEADNIRRFFQLVEDVHKGNQKSMIVKILPLWIVWLLKVTGLINYFTNFYKWNDKTCKEVVGEITKNQELRDIFCYCFGDYGTPPSKSGFPMQTLLISHFKTGAAYPVGGASEIAFHIIPVIEAAGGKVLVRAEVSKIITDVAGRACGVEVKKGSEELAVMAPVIISDAGLYNTLQRLLPKDIAGCSRLWDVVKTTEHGPGCLSVFVGLDCDEEELQILSKRNAWVYTGNDIDKLTLDYMNLSREEAMDADIPLLFISFPSTKDPEWKKRYPGKTTMAIVTLMPYEWVAEWNNNRVKKRGDEYDSIKKTFGHKAVEQACNIFPSIKDHVDYVSVGTPVSNNYYLGAPRGEIYGLDHTRERFSVWNNAILRAKTDIPGLYLTGQDVCSCGFMGALYGGLFGAWAVLERNLMTDLIKIHKATKQAAKKDE, encoded by the exons ATGGCTTTCCTGTCCATACCAACTGCCATCTTGCTGCTGCTGTTTTGGGTGGCACTGAAGGCTATTAAGCATTTCCTAAAGAAGTCTTCTCCAAACCCATTCCAAGAAGTTGTGAAGGATGAAGTAAAGCCTAAGGTTATAGACCAGAAGAAGAGAGATGCGGTCTTGAAACAAG GGTTCACAGAAGAGAAAGTCCCCTCAAACTTGGATGCCATTGTGATTGGTAGTGGGATTGGTGGCCTGTCTACTGCTGCCCTGCTTGCCAAGGCTGGGAAGAGAGTCCTGGTGCTGGAGCAACATGATCAG GCTGGTGGGTGCTGTCACACATACATAGAGAAGGGATATGAATTTGACGTTGGGATCCACTACATCGGAGATATGAACACCCAGTCCCTCTCCAAGACATACGTTGACCAGATCACTAATGGGCAGCTGGAGTGGGAACCTTTGG AGGAGGCTTATGACCAAGTAGTTTTTGCTGAGAAGGATAAGGAACCTCGCAAATATGATGTGTTGAGTGGCGATGGTAAGTGGGAAGAATACCTCATTGGAAGGTTCCCAGAGGAAGCAGACAACATCAGGAG attcTTTCAGTTGGTGGAAGATGTTCATAAAGGAAATCAGAAGTCCATGATTGTGAAAATCTTACCCCTTTGGATTGTATGGCTGCTGAAGGTGACAGGACTCATCAACTACTTTACGAATTTCTACAAATGGAATGACAAAACATGCAAGGAAGTTGTTGGG GAAATAACCAAGAATCAGGAACTGCGAGACATATTTTGCTACTGTTTTGGTGACTATGGGACGCCACCAAGCAAATCTGGCTTTCCCATGCAAACTCTTCTCATCTCTCACTTCAAGACAG GAGCTGCGTATCCAGTGGGAGGAGCCTCAGAGATTGCCTTCCATATCATTCCTGTGATTGAGGCAGCTGGCGGGAAGGTGCTTGTTCGGGCAGAG GTCAGCAAAATCATAACTGACGTTGCCGGCCGAGCTTGTGGCgtagaggtgaagaaagggagtgaggaactGGCAGTGATGGCCCCCGTCATTATCTCAGATGCAG GTCTGTACAACACTCTGCAGCGTCTCCTGCCAAAAGACATTGCTGGCTGCTCCCGCCTGTGGGATGTTGTGAAGACTACTGAACATGGCCCTGGCTGCCTCTCAGTGTTTGTTGGTTTGGACTGTGATGAGGAGGAGCTTCAGATCCTGTCCAAGAGGAATGCTTGGGTGTACACTGGAAATGATATTGACAAG CTGACTCTGGACTACATGAACCTGAGTAGAGAGGAGGCAATGGATGCTGACATTCcgctcctcttcatttccttcccttccaccaaaGATCCTGAGTGGAAGAAAAGATATCCAG GGAAGACGACCATGGCTATCGTGACCCTGATGCCCTACGAGTGGGTTGCTGAGTGGAACAACAATCGCGTCAAGAAGCGAGGAGATGAGTATGACTCAATCAAGAAGACGTTTGGCCACAAAGCAGTAGAACAAGCCTGCAATATCTTCCCATCCATCAAG GACCATGTTGACTATGTGAGTGTGGGCACACCCGTCTCTAACAACTATTACCTCGGAGCACCGCGTGGAGAGATCTACGGCCTTGACCACACACGGGAGAGGTTCTCCGTCTGGAACAATGCCATTCTTAGAGCCAAGACAGACATTCCAG GACTGTACCTGACGGGCCAGGATGTGTGTTCCTGTGGGTTCATGGGAGCGCTGTATGGCGGCCTCTTCGGTGCCTGGGCTGTCCTGGAACGCAATCTGATGACAGACCTCATCAAGATCCACAAAGCCACTAAGCAAGCTGCCAAAAAGGATGAGTGA